The following DNA comes from Elusimicrobiota bacterium.
GACGGGCGCAAGGAGGACAACGACAAGCACCGGGTCTACTTCAAGACGAAGGAGCGTTCCGTCCACGACGACGTGATGGCCCGCCTGGCGCCGTTGGACAAGTCGAACCTCGGCGTGAGCCTGGTCTTCACCGCGCACACCGTCGACCGCCTGCTCAGCAACGTCGACGCCTTCTACCGCGCGGGCTTCGGCCGCATCACCTTCAATCCCGAGCTGTACGAGGTCTGGCCGGAGGCCAAGATCGCCGTTATGCGCAAGGCCCTCTCCGGCCTGGCGCGCTGGTACAAGGCCGTCCTCGACTCCGGCGCGCGCGCGCCGCAGCTGCAGATCCTCTTCGCCGTCCTCGAGTCCCTCGAGCACAACCGCGCCGGCGAGCGCTGGTGGCACTCCTGCCACAACATGACGCTCGGGCCCGACGGGAAATACTACTCCTGCGACAAAGCCCTCTCCTTCCCCGTCGGGACCGCCCCGGCCTTGCGCGCCGGCTCCCCGGGGACGGGCATGGACTGGGACGGCGCCGCGAAGCAGATCGACGGCTTCGTGGACTGGATCGAGCGGCGAGGCGGCGGGGACCAGGAGGTCTTCTGCCCGATCGGCGTCGTCGCCCACGCCCGCATCGCGGGACGCGACCCCGACGCGGCGCTGGCCAACTTCCGGCGCGTCGCCGCCGTCTTCGCCGAGGGGCTCTCCGAGCTCGTCGACTCGTGCCAGGACCATCCGCAGTTCCAGGAGCTCTATGTCCGCGTCCGCGTCGTCTGATCTGGACGCCGCCTACGGGCCCAAGGCGCTCGAGCGTCTGCGC
Coding sequences within:
- a CDS encoding radical SAM protein, encoding MGKLDHLAVYLSDSCNLACSYCYVAVNQGPGARLGFEQIKAAIDEFCSKLPPEERKITFIGGEPLLDWPLFVKAARYAREKAGERAVLQTFTNGTLLTPEKAAFMRDVGVHCTISLDGRKEDNDKHRVYFKTKERSVHDDVMARLAPLDKSNLGVSLVFTAHTVDRLLSNVDAFYRAGFGRITFNPELYEVWPEAKIAVMRKALSGLARWYKAVLDSGARAPQLQILFAVLESLEHNRAGERWWHSCHNMTLGPDGKYYSCDKALSFPVGTAPALRAGSPGTGMDWDGAAKQIDGFVDWIERRGGGDQEVFCPIGVVAHARIAGRDPDAALANFRRVAAVFAEGLSELVDSCQDHPQFQELYVRVRVV